Proteins from a single region of Macrotis lagotis isolate mMagLag1 chromosome 2, bilby.v1.9.chrom.fasta, whole genome shotgun sequence:
- the TMC8 gene encoding transmembrane channel-like protein 8 isoform X6, with protein MASFLLRQRSTQSDLESPEVVSLGEELWEEEMEKICNSKVALQGLPYALMDKRLIRHLREPDGVKTSFWEQWKKKWQQVHQQFLDVGHRFMGTFGLWKTDLYEIGGLFGTGIQSYFTFLRFLLFLNLLTFLLTSSLVLLPLAWFHSPDSGPTGNIPLNCSSSHEPQPNLKQIHLHLWDIFTGRAFINTYLFYGSYRMGPESNSQYSVRLAYLLSPLICLLLCFCGIVRRMVKGLLHKQLLSKDFKPQLSSKVFVSWDFCIRSQEAASIKQHSISNEFKIELQEEQRSLKRQQQTRKQRAKQLLSYVGLNIFIGLLVVGGISAIYWATTFAQNYKNESLSLLLQYLSPGVISLVNSLGPLLFGFLVQLENYPPNTEINLTLFWCVVLKLSSLGMFLFSLRQQAEQCNDCWETTVGQELYKLSMFDFFLMLVFAFLVTLPRRLLVDHFSGQFWVWLGREEFLVPKNVLDIVAGQTVTWMGLFYCPLLPLLSSIFIFFTFYVKKYTLLRNCKPSPRLFQASSATFFFQLVLLLGLLVASVPLLYVISSIHSSVNCGLFSNYSAPWQVVPKTVAMRLSPSAQKVFHYFGSNAFWYPILILLSKYGKNGTW; from the exons ATGGCCTCTTTTCTCCTAAGACAGAGGTCTACCCAATCAGACCTAGAATCCCCTGAAGTTGTATCACTGGGTGAGGAGCTCTGGGAGGAGGAGATGGAAAAAATATGCAATTCCAAGGTAGCACTTCAGGGACTGCCTTATGCCCTGATGGACAAAAGACTCATCAG GCACCTCCGGGAGCCAGATGGGGTAAAGACCTCTTTCTGGGAACAGTGGAAGAAGAAATGGCAACAAGTCCATCAGCAGTTCCTGGATGTGGGTCACAGGTTTATGGGAACTTTTGGGCTCTGGAAAACTGACCTCTATGAGATTGGCG GGCTCTTTGGCACAGGGATCCAGTCCTATTTCACCTTCCTTCGTTTCCTGTTGTTCCTCAATCTACTCACCTTTCTACTGACCAGCAGTTTAGTGCTGCTGCCTCTGGCCTGGTTCCACTCACCTGACTCAGGCCCTACCGGCAACATCC CATTGAATTGTTCTAGCAGCCATGAGCCGCAGCCTAATCTGAAACAGATCCATTTGCATTTGTGGGATATCTTCACTGGCAGG GCTTTCATCAACACCTACCTTTTTTATGGCTCATATCGAATGGGGCCAGAGAGCAATTCCCAGTACAGTGTTCGCCTGGCCTACCTCCTCAGTCCACTAATCTGCCTGCTTCTCTGCTTCTGTGGGATTGTACGACG CATGGTGAAGGGGCTGCTCCATAAGCAATTGCTGAGCAAAGATTTCAAACCCCAACTCAGCAGCAAGGTGTTTGTCTCCTGGGATTTCTGCATCCGAAGCCAGGAAGCTGCCAGCATCAAGCAACACAGCATCAGCAATGAGTTCAAG ATTGAGCTCCAAGAGGAACAGCGCTCCCTGAAGAGACAGCAGCAGACAAGAAAACAAAGGGCCAAACAGCTTCTTTCTTATGTGGGACTCAACATATTCATTGGCCTCTTGGTGGTTGGAGGTATCAGTGCCATCTACTGGGCCACTACATTTGCTCAGAACTACAAAAAT gAGTCCCTCTCTCTGCTCCTTCAGTACCTGTCCCCTGGAGTCATTTCCCTTGTCAACAGTCTGGGGCCCTTGCTGTTTGGATTCCTGGTCCAACTGGAGAATTATCCCCCCAACACTGAGATCAATCTCACCCTTTTTTG GTGCGTGGTTCTGAAGCTGTCTAGCTTGGGCATGTTCCTTTTTTCACTGAGACAACAAGCTGAACAATGTAATGAT TGCTGGGAGACTACAGTGGGTCAAGAGTTATACAAGCTGAGCATGTTTGACTTCTTCCTCATGTTGGTTTTTGCCTTCCTGGTCACCCTACCTCGGAG GCTGCTGGTGGATCATTTTTCAGGACAGTTCTGGGTCTGGCTGGGCAGAGAAGAATTTCTGGTGCCCAAGAATGTGCTGGACATTGTTGCTGGACAGACAGTCACTTGGATGGGGCTTTTTTACTGTCCCCTACTGCCCCTACTCAGCAGTATCTTCATCTTCTTCACCTTTTATGTCAAGAAG TACACTCTCCTCAGAAACTGCAAGCCCTCCCCTCGCCTCTTCCAAGCCTCCAGTGCCACCTTCTTCTTCCAACTAGTCCTCCTGCTGGGCCTCCTTGTGGCATCTGTGCCTTTACTCTATGTCATCAGTAG TATCCATTCCTCTGTAAATTGTGGCCTCTTCTCCAACTACTCAGCACCCTGGCAGGTGGTTCCAAAGACAGTGGCCATGCGACTCTCACCATCAGCTCAGAAAGTCTTTCATTACTTTGGTTCCAATGCCTTCTGGTATCCCATCCTTATCTTACTTAG CAAGTACGGGAAAAATGGCACCTGGTAG